In the genome of Xanthomonas translucens pv. cerealis, one region contains:
- a CDS encoding DUF2127 domain-containing protein — translation MASKKAYNPDPHAHPGLHLIALLEAGKGLLAVLAATGLELMGPLPLRAAVGRLIVRFSLDPEHGALPSLLTMINPGAVHLAAAGMLAYGVLHIVEAWGLWRAKAWASMLGCISAAIYLPFDIYAIARHPGWASWAVLAINLAVVGILARDLVRRRRRPAV, via the coding sequence GTGGCCAGCAAGAAGGCGTACAACCCGGATCCGCATGCGCATCCGGGTCTGCACCTGATCGCACTGCTGGAGGCCGGCAAGGGCCTGCTGGCGGTGCTCGCGGCCACGGGCCTGGAACTGATGGGCCCACTGCCGCTGCGCGCGGCGGTGGGCCGGCTGATCGTGCGTTTCAGCCTGGACCCGGAGCACGGCGCGCTGCCGTCGCTGCTCACCATGATCAATCCCGGCGCGGTGCATCTTGCCGCCGCCGGCATGCTCGCCTACGGCGTGCTGCACATCGTCGAAGCCTGGGGCCTGTGGCGCGCCAAGGCCTGGGCGTCGATGCTGGGCTGCATCTCCGCGGCCATCTATCTGCCGTTCGACATCTACGCGATCGCGCGCCATCCCGGCTGGGCGTCATGGGCGGTCCTGGCGATCAACCTGGCCGTGGTCGGCATCCTGGCGCGCGACCTGGTCCGGCGCCGGCGGCGTCCTGCCGTCTGA
- a CDS encoding mechanosensitive ion channel family protein — MDLDWIPWRNYTLPIGAAVVLGFLAWWLLLRIAQRMRGRDYRRARIVGVLSVPMAFLLPMLMLSFALESTPLEQRALTDLQHLLHIGMIGCVTWLLVRGAAALEAAILRSYPIEVADNLAARRIQTQTRVLARVAMGTIILLGTSVVLLTFPAVRQIGTTLLASAGIIGLVAGIAAKPVFGNLIAGLQIALTQPIRLDDVVIVEGEWGRIEEIGSSYVVVRIWDERRMVVPLTWFIENPFQNWTRSSADLLGTAFLWLDYRTPMPQLRAELERICKSESLWDGRVCVTQVTETSESAIQVRLLVSARNSSDAFDLRCIVRERMIDFLTREHPYALPRMRAEISSDTARASQRPPSTTSDSAAMRSPGAEDGAPAATGGQDPDAPRPDTA, encoded by the coding sequence CTGGATCTCGACTGGATCCCGTGGCGCAATTACACGCTGCCGATCGGCGCAGCGGTGGTGCTCGGCTTCCTGGCCTGGTGGCTGCTGCTGCGCATCGCGCAGCGCATGCGCGGGCGCGACTACCGGCGCGCGCGCATCGTGGGCGTGCTCAGCGTGCCGATGGCGTTCCTGCTGCCGATGCTGATGCTCAGCTTCGCGCTGGAATCCACGCCGCTGGAGCAGCGCGCGCTGACCGACCTGCAGCACCTGCTGCACATCGGCATGATCGGCTGCGTGACCTGGCTGCTGGTACGCGGCGCCGCCGCGCTGGAAGCGGCGATCCTGCGCAGCTATCCGATCGAAGTGGCCGACAATCTGGCCGCGCGGCGCATCCAGACCCAGACCCGGGTGCTGGCGCGCGTGGCGATGGGCACGATCATCCTGCTCGGCACCTCGGTGGTGCTGCTGACCTTCCCGGCGGTACGCCAGATCGGCACCACGCTGCTGGCCTCGGCCGGCATCATCGGCCTGGTCGCCGGCATCGCCGCCAAGCCGGTGTTCGGCAACCTGATCGCCGGTCTGCAGATCGCCTTGACCCAGCCGATCCGGCTCGACGACGTGGTCATCGTCGAAGGCGAGTGGGGCCGCATCGAGGAGATCGGCAGTTCCTACGTGGTGGTGCGCATCTGGGACGAGCGGCGCATGGTGGTGCCGCTGACTTGGTTCATCGAGAACCCGTTCCAGAACTGGACGCGCAGCAGTGCCGACCTGCTCGGCACCGCGTTCCTGTGGCTGGACTACCGCACGCCGATGCCGCAGCTGCGCGCCGAGCTGGAGCGGATCTGCAAGAGCGAGTCGCTATGGGACGGGCGCGTCTGCGTGACCCAGGTGACCGAAACCAGCGAGAGCGCGATCCAGGTGCGCCTGCTGGTCAGCGCGCGCAATTCCAGCGATGCGTTCGACCTGCGCTGCATCGTGCGCGAGCGGATGATCGATTTCCTGACCCGCGAACATCCGTATGCCTTGCCGAGGATGCGCGCGGAGATCTCTTCGGATACCGCACGCGCGTCACAGCGGCCGCCATCGACCACCAGCGACTCGGCGGCGATGCGCTCGCCCGGCGCCGAGGATGGCGCGCCAGCGGCGACAGGGGGGCAGGATCCTGATGCGCCGCGGCCGGATACGGCATAG